ATACGATGTGATGGTGATGGAGAACCTTTACGGCGACATCATCTCCGATCTTTGCGCTGGGTTCGTTGGCGGATTGGGACTTGTCCCCGGCGCGAACCTGGGACACGAATGTGCGATTTTCGAAGCAGTGCACGGTTCAGCGCCAGATATCGCCGGAAAAGATCTCGCAAATCCGACTGCGGTCATGCAATCTGCGGTGCTTATGCTGCGTCATCTAGGGGAAGCCGATGCTGCCGACCGGATGCACGCGGCAATTGAACGCGTCTACCGCGAAGGCCAGAAGACTACGCGCGATGTCGGCGGCAAGGCAGGCACCAGCGAGTTTGCCGACGCCGTGATCGCGGCGTTGGAAACGAGCAAGCAACCTGTTGCAGCCAGCCGCTAGTCGGCATCTTCCCTGCCTCGATTCATTTTGGGAAGCTAAAGTAACACTTGAGCACCAAGATTTCTGTTGAGTTCCGGAACCGACTGGCGATTTGTTTGCTCACTGACTCGAGACGCTTCGCCGGATCTTGACTTTTGCCTTTGTTTCGCCTATAGTGCAGCGGTGTGTTTGTGTGTTCAATGCGTGCTGAGCATCCTGTGGTTTCCGAGCCCGCGGCAATTGACTTGGCTCTTCGAAAGGCCTTATGTCTCGGGGTAACGCTGTGAATCTCTCGGCGTAACGCCGTGGAAATTTCGGCGTTACCCTGTGGAAATTTCGGGGTTACCCCGGGGTAAGAGCGGGGTTGCAATAGCGGATGAATGGCAGGTAAATAACGTCGAATGTTCTATATAGGGAATAATTATCCGCGTGCAACGGAGCTACATCGACAAGCTCTCCCTTAAGCTGGACCAAACGGACTCTCGAGAAGGTGTGCTCTCCACCCTCAAAATGAACTATTCCCTGCTCCTTGTGGGTTCTCTCGCATTTCTTCTCACTGCTTGCAGTCAAAACACTCGTCCGATGCCGCCTGCATCGGAACAGCCGAAAGCGGCTCAGTCTTCGAAGAAGCTGACAAGTGTCGATCCCGCGACCGCTGCCGGCATTCATGGAACAATTCACCTCCAAGGCTCCGCCCCGGCTCCGGTTCAAATCGATATGGGTATGGATCCCGGCTGCACCATCTCGAGCAAACAGCCAAACTTCGGCCAGCAATATGTTGTCGGCAAAGGTGGTGGACTGGGAAGTGTCTACGTGTACGTCAAGGCAGGTCTGGAAGGAGACAACTTTGCTGTGCCGGCGATCCCGGTGATCCTCGATCAAAAGGGATGCCGTTACGAACCCCATGTCCTCGCCCTGATGGCGGGGCAAACTTTGCGCGTGCTCAACAGCGATCCCACGATGCACAACGTACACGCGCAGCCGAATGAGGCGAGCAACTCGCAGTGGAACATGTCGCAAATGCCGAAGGGCGCTCCAATCGAGACCGCATTCCACGATCCTGAAGTAATGATGCCCTTCAAGTGCAATCAACATCCCTGGATGAAAGCCTTTGTGAACGTTGCAGCCAATCCGTTCTATGCAGTCAGCGATGCGAACGGCAACTTCGAGATCAAAGGGTTGCCGCCGGGTGAATACACGATTGCGGCAGTTCATGAAGCGGCAGGCGAGCAGACACAAAGGATCACGTTAGGCACCGGGGAGACCAAGGCTGCGGACTTTACATTCGCAGCGCAGTAGCTGAGGGTCGAATGATTAGTCCTGATTGCTTTGTTAAAATAACTAGTCCTGCCCGCATCAACATTGAAAGGCCCGCTGCGCGTGAGGTCTGAAGTCTTACCGACTGATATTCGTTTCCATCGCGGTCTTCATCGCTTTGCTGTCGCTCTCTCCTGCTGCATCTTTGTTTTGATCGTGGCAGGGGCCCTTGTCACTAGCGAAGACGCAGGACTTTCCGTTCCCGATTGGCCGACCTCGTTCGGTTCCATCTATAAGATCCCGCCGATGGTGGGCGGTGTGAAGTTCGAACACACGCACCGCATGATCGCTGAGGGCGTGGGCCTGCTCACGATTCTCTTTTGCATTGCAGCCTTTCGTGTTGATCCCCGCAAATGGCTTCGCAACCTCGGTCTCGCGGCCATCGGAACCGTAATCGCGCAGGGCATTCTCGGTGGACTCACGGTGCTCATGTTCCTGCCGTGGTACATATCAAGCGCTCACGCAGCCTTAGGGCAGACTTTCTTTTCCATCGCTGTGCTGTTAGCTCTCTACACAGGCCGCGACTGGACCGAGTCAACTCCCGAGAGATTCGCCGACGATGGCGCGCCGAGCGCACACGCGCTGGCAGTCCTTACGGTCTGCGCGCTCTACCTTCAGCTCTTTTTTGGGGCTGCCTTCCGTCACTCGGGAATGAGCATTCTTTCACATCTCGTCAATGCAGTTCTCACTTCGGGAATCGCGGCATGGACAGCGGTTCGCGTGCTGAGTCGTTATGGTCAAATCGCCGCGCTTCGGCGACCAGCAGCAATCATGATCGCGTTGCTTCTGATTCAACTTGGATTCGGCTTCGCGGCGTATCTCACGCGTATAGTCTGGGGCAAAAATGCGGTGCAGCCTCTACCCAGCATGGTGAGTACCACCGTTGCACATGTAGCCATCGGAGCACTGCTACTCGCAACAAGCTTTGTGCTGGAAGAGCAGGTTCGTCGACATTTGGCGAAAGATCCTGCTAGAGCAGTTGAACCCTCAGCGGCCCGAAAGGCGATTAGCGCATGAGTGCTGCTATCCAGCCTGTTCCCACAGCAGAAGTGCAGCCTGCTCCTCCGCCGACACGCAAGTATTCGCGCCTTGGAGATTACTCGGTGCTGCTCAAGATGCGCGTGACTTCGCTGGTCGTCATGACAGCCTGGACCGGCTACTTCCTGGGCGCCCAGCGCGCTCACATTCCAACTTTTTCCTGGAAGCTGCTCTGCGCCATGCTCGGAATCGGATTAGTTTCTAGCGGCGCCGCGGCGATGAACCAGGTCATTGAGCGCGAGGCAGATGGCCGCATGCAGCGCACTCGAAAGCGTCCCATTCCGGGACAGCGGATGGGTGTCGTTGAAGCCACTGCCGTCGGGATGGCCTGCATCCTTGGGGGTGCGGGGTATCTCGCAATTACAACCAACCCTCTCACCGGAATTTTGAGCGTGCTCACTGCCTCGGCATACGTCGGTGTGTACACACCGCTGAAGATGCGTTCCCCGATCTGCACGACCATCGGAGCGCTTCCAGGAGCAATGCCTCCGCTGCTCGGTTGGACCGCCGCTCGCGGTCGCGTCGAGTGGGAGGCCCTTGTTCTCTTCGCGATCCTCTTCCTATGGCAGTTCCCGCATTTTCACGCGATCGCATGGCTGTACCGCGAGGACTATCGCCGTGCTGGGATCCGGATGCTGCCGGTCGTGGAAGAAGATGGGCGCTCTACGGTGCGCGAGGTGCTCGCCTACTCGCTGATGCTGGTGCCGGTAAGCCTGTTCCCGGGATACTTGCACATGGTGACCAGGACATACATTGTCGGCGCGCTGATCTTCAGTCTGGCCTTTCTGGTGTTCTCCGTCCGCTTTTCCCGTGTTCTCTCCGGCCTGCCTGCCGGTGAATCGGGCAAACTTGCTCGCGGCCTGCTGCGCGCCAGCGTGATTTACCTTCCCGCCCTCTTCGCGCTCATGATGATCAATTCGCGGTTTACTCGATGACCCACAATTCCAATTCGGCTTTACTTACGTCGCCTGGGGAAGACGAAACGCAGTTGCCGTCTATCTCTGCAATTCA
Above is a genomic segment from Terriglobales bacterium containing:
- a CDS encoding COX15/CtaA family protein, coding for MRSEVLPTDIRFHRGLHRFAVALSCCIFVLIVAGALVTSEDAGLSVPDWPTSFGSIYKIPPMVGGVKFEHTHRMIAEGVGLLTILFCIAAFRVDPRKWLRNLGLAAIGTVIAQGILGGLTVLMFLPWYISSAHAALGQTFFSIAVLLALYTGRDWTESTPERFADDGAPSAHALAVLTVCALYLQLFFGAAFRHSGMSILSHLVNAVLTSGIAAWTAVRVLSRYGQIAALRRPAAIMIALLLIQLGFGFAAYLTRIVWGKNAVQPLPSMVSTTVAHVAIGALLLATSFVLEEQVRRHLAKDPARAVEPSAARKAISA
- a CDS encoding carboxypeptidase regulatory-like domain-containing protein — encoded protein: MQRSYIDKLSLKLDQTDSREGVLSTLKMNYSLLLVGSLAFLLTACSQNTRPMPPASEQPKAAQSSKKLTSVDPATAAGIHGTIHLQGSAPAPVQIDMGMDPGCTISSKQPNFGQQYVVGKGGGLGSVYVYVKAGLEGDNFAVPAIPVILDQKGCRYEPHVLALMAGQTLRVLNSDPTMHNVHAQPNEASNSQWNMSQMPKGAPIETAFHDPEVMMPFKCNQHPWMKAFVNVAANPFYAVSDANGNFEIKGLPPGEYTIAAVHEAAGEQTQRITLGTGETKAADFTFAAQ
- the cyoE gene encoding heme o synthase, giving the protein MSAAIQPVPTAEVQPAPPPTRKYSRLGDYSVLLKMRVTSLVVMTAWTGYFLGAQRAHIPTFSWKLLCAMLGIGLVSSGAAAMNQVIEREADGRMQRTRKRPIPGQRMGVVEATAVGMACILGGAGYLAITTNPLTGILSVLTASAYVGVYTPLKMRSPICTTIGALPGAMPPLLGWTAARGRVEWEALVLFAILFLWQFPHFHAIAWLYREDYRRAGIRMLPVVEEDGRSTVREVLAYSLMLVPVSLFPGYLHMVTRTYIVGALIFSLAFLVFSVRFSRVLSGLPAGESGKLARGLLRASVIYLPALFALMMINSRFTR